A stretch of Streptococcus chenjunshii DNA encodes these proteins:
- the glgA gene encoding glycogen synthase GlgA, with protein sequence MKIMFVAAEGAPFAKTGGLGDVIGALPKSLVKNGNEVAVVLPYYDTIDAKFGDQIEDVLYFYVNVGWRRQYVGVKKIVRDQVAFYFVDNHDYFFRGHVYGDWDDGERFAFFQLAALELMEKIEFIPDVLHVHDYHTAMIPFLVKEKYHWIQAYQDIKTVFTIHNIEFQGQFDPGMLGNLFGVGDERYADGTLRWNDALNWMKAGVLYADRVTTVSPSYAEEIQTPEFGKGLDQIMRMESGKLSGIVNGIDTELLNPETDPYLEAHFSVDDLSGKAKNKEALQKRVGLSVRPDVPLIGIVSRLTDQKGFDLVVNELNAMLQYDLQLVVLGTGYADFENAFSWFGLHYPDKISANITFDLELAQQIYGACDLFLMPSAFEPCGLSQMMAMRYGTLPLVHEVGGLRDTVIPYNPVEKSGTGFGFNNFSGYWLNNTLAFALDVYYNHKEDWRAIQHNAMSQDFSWDTASLVYESLYKEL encoded by the coding sequence ATGAAAATAATGTTTGTAGCAGCAGAAGGCGCTCCTTTTGCTAAAACCGGCGGGTTAGGCGACGTTATCGGCGCCTTGCCTAAATCGCTGGTAAAAAACGGAAATGAAGTAGCTGTTGTTTTGCCCTATTATGATACTATTGACGCTAAATTCGGCGATCAAATTGAAGATGTCCTGTACTTTTATGTCAATGTGGGCTGGCGCCGCCAATATGTGGGAGTTAAGAAAATCGTCCGTGATCAGGTTGCTTTCTACTTTGTTGACAATCATGATTATTTTTTCCGCGGGCATGTTTACGGAGACTGGGATGACGGTGAACGCTTTGCTTTCTTCCAGCTGGCTGCTTTGGAATTGATGGAAAAAATTGAATTTATTCCGGATGTCCTGCATGTCCATGACTACCATACAGCTATGATTCCTTTTTTGGTCAAAGAAAAGTATCATTGGATTCAGGCCTATCAGGATATTAAGACAGTCTTTACCATTCACAATATTGAATTTCAAGGGCAGTTTGATCCTGGTATGCTGGGGAATCTATTTGGAGTGGGTGATGAGCGTTATGCTGACGGGACACTGCGCTGGAATGATGCCCTGAATTGGATGAAGGCTGGAGTGCTTTATGCCGATCGCGTAACAACCGTTTCTCCCTCTTATGCGGAAGAAATTCAAACTCCGGAATTTGGCAAAGGACTCGACCAAATTATGCGGATGGAGTCTGGAAAATTATCAGGAATCGTTAACGGTATTGATACAGAACTCTTGAATCCGGAAACAGATCCTTATTTAGAAGCACATTTTTCGGTTGATGACTTATCTGGCAAAGCTAAGAATAAAGAGGCGCTGCAAAAACGCGTCGGCCTATCGGTCCGTCCAGATGTACCTTTAATCGGTATCGTTTCGCGTTTGACGGATCAGAAAGGGTTCGATCTGGTTGTTAACGAATTGAATGCTATGCTGCAGTACGATTTGCAGCTCGTTGTTCTGGGAACCGGCTACGCTGATTTTGAGAACGCCTTTTCTTGGTTTGGCCTGCACTATCCTGATAAAATATCAGCTAATATTACCTTTGACTTAGAACTGGCTCAGCAGATTTACGGAGCATGCGACCTGTTTTTGATGCCGAGCGCTTTTGAGCCGTGCGGCCTTTCACAGATGATGGCTATGCGCTATGGAACGCTGCCGCTTGTCCATGAAGTCGGAGGATTGAGGGATACCGTTATTCCTTATAATCCGGTGGAAAAATCAGGGACTGGCTTCGGTTTTAATAATTTTTCCGGCTATTGGCTGAACAATACACTTGCCTTTGCTCTTGATGTGTATTATAATCACAAGGAAGATTGGCGGGCAATCCAGCATAATGCCATGAGTCAGGATTTTTCTTGGGATACTGCCAGTCTCGTTTATGAAAGTCTCTATAAAGAGCTTTAA
- a CDS encoding F0F1 ATP synthase subunit delta: MNKKTQALLEQYAKSFVAVALEQQQAESAAEEIDFLLKVFAETELAASLSHDGISRSAKADLIRTLQKSSSFYLSNFLEVILHNEREAYLYDILKLTSKKLTAATNSHAIVVTSAVPLTERQRERVLKIAAERLAISKGRLVEKIDQSVVGGLIINANNQVIDMSIRRQLQEFKMNLK, encoded by the coding sequence ATGAATAAAAAAACACAGGCGCTGCTTGAACAGTATGCAAAAAGTTTTGTTGCTGTCGCTTTAGAGCAGCAGCAGGCGGAATCGGCAGCCGAAGAAATCGACTTTCTTTTGAAAGTCTTCGCTGAAACTGAATTGGCTGCCAGCCTGAGCCATGATGGAATCAGCCGCTCAGCTAAGGCAGACCTTATCCGAACCTTGCAGAAATCTTCTTCATTTTATCTTAGTAACTTTCTGGAAGTGATTCTGCATAATGAGAGGGAAGCTTATCTTTACGATATTCTTAAGCTGACTTCAAAGAAGCTGACAGCTGCCACCAACAGCCATGCTATTGTTGTCACGTCCGCTGTTCCTTTAACAGAGAGGCAGAGAGAACGTGTCTTAAAAATTGCCGCTGAAAGATTAGCCATCAGTAAAGGCAGGCTTGTTGAAAAAATCGATCAATCTGTCGTGGGCGGGCTGATAATCAATGCCAACAATCAAGTCATTGATATGAGTATTCGCCGCCAATTACAGGAATTTAAAATGAATTTAAAATAG
- a CDS encoding F0F1 ATP synthase subunit gamma, with product MAGSLSEIKNKIVSTEKTSKITSAMRMVSSAKLVKSEQAAKDFQIYAAKIRQITTDLLKAELTRGSNNPMLQARPVRKTGYIVITSDKGLVGGYNSKILKAVMDIINEYHADTEDYAIISIGSVGSDFFKARKMNIAFELRGLEDQPSFDQVGRIISQSVEMYTNELFDELYVCYNHHVNSLTSQVRVQQMLPITELDADEAAEEGVRDFELEPDRNTILEQLLPQYTESLIYGAIVDAKTAEHAAGMTAMQTATDNAKNLIDDLTIQYNRARQAEITQEITEIVAGANALE from the coding sequence ATGGCAGGCTCTCTTAGTGAAATTAAAAACAAAATTGTTTCTACCGAGAAGACCAGTAAAATTACCAGCGCTATGCGGATGGTTTCTTCAGCTAAGCTTGTTAAATCAGAACAGGCTGCCAAAGATTTCCAGATTTACGCTGCTAAAATCCGTCAGATTACAACAGATTTGCTGAAGGCAGAATTGACACGGGGCAGCAACAATCCGATGCTTCAGGCCAGGCCGGTGAGAAAAACTGGTTATATTGTCATTACTTCCGATAAGGGACTTGTGGGCGGCTATAATTCTAAAATTTTAAAAGCTGTTATGGATATTATTAATGAGTACCATGCAGATACGGAGGACTATGCCATTATTTCGATTGGCAGTGTCGGCTCTGACTTTTTTAAAGCCAGGAAGATGAATATTGCCTTTGAATTGCGCGGTTTGGAGGATCAGCCTAGTTTTGACCAAGTCGGCCGCATTATTTCTCAGTCGGTTGAAATGTATACAAATGAACTGTTTGATGAACTGTATGTCTGCTATAATCATCATGTTAACAGTTTAACCAGTCAGGTCCGTGTGCAGCAGATGCTGCCGATTACAGAGTTAGATGCTGATGAAGCAGCTGAAGAAGGTGTGAGAGATTTTGAATTAGAACCTGATCGCAACACCATTTTGGAACAGCTCTTGCCTCAGTATACAGAAAGTCTGATTTACGGTGCTATTGTTGATGCTAAAACAGCTGAACATGCTGCTGGCATGACAGCGATGCAGACAGCAACTGATAATGCGAAAAATTTAATTGATGATTTAACTATTCAATATAATCGCGCCCGTCAGGCAGAAATCACACAGGAGATTACTGAAATTGTCGCCGGTGCCAATGCTCTGGAATAG
- the atpD gene encoding F0F1 ATP synthase subunit beta codes for MSSGIIAQVVGPVVDVAFATDDKLPEINNALVVYKNNDKAQKIVLEVALELGEGLVRTIAMESTDGLTRGLEVFDTGRAISVPVGKETLGRVFNVLGDTIDLAEPFAETAERQPIHKEAPAFDELSTASEILETGIKVIDLLAPYLKGGKVGLFGGAGVGKTVLIQELIHNIAQEHGGISVFTGVGERTREGNDLYWEMKESGVIEKTAMVFGQMNEPPGARMRVALTGLTIAEYFRDVEGQDVLLFIDNIFRFTQAGSEVSALLGRMPSAVGYQPTLATEMGQLQERITSTKKGSVTSIQAIYVPADDYTDPAPATAFAHLDSTTNLERRLTQMGIYPAVDPLASSSRALAPEIVGQEHYEVATEVQRILQRYRELQDIIAILGMDELSDEEKTLVSRARRIQFFLSQNFNVAEQFTGQPGSYVPVAETVRGFKEILEGKYDDLPEDAFRSVGPIEDVVEKAKKMGF; via the coding sequence ATGAGTTCTGGCATAATCGCTCAGGTTGTTGGTCCGGTTGTTGATGTTGCATTTGCAACGGATGACAAATTACCTGAGATTAATAATGCATTGGTTGTTTACAAAAATAATGATAAAGCACAAAAAATTGTTCTTGAAGTGGCTCTTGAGCTTGGGGAAGGCTTAGTCCGTACCATTGCAATGGAGTCAACTGACGGACTGACACGCGGTCTGGAAGTTTTTGATACTGGCCGTGCAATCAGTGTTCCTGTTGGCAAAGAAACGTTAGGCCGTGTTTTTAATGTACTCGGTGATACCATAGATTTAGCTGAACCGTTTGCAGAAACTGCAGAGCGCCAGCCTATTCATAAAGAAGCGCCGGCTTTTGATGAGTTATCCACCGCTTCAGAAATCCTTGAAACAGGGATTAAGGTCATTGATTTACTGGCTCCTTATTTAAAAGGGGGAAAGGTCGGTCTTTTTGGCGGCGCTGGTGTTGGTAAGACTGTTTTGATCCAAGAGCTGATTCATAATATTGCACAGGAGCACGGCGGTATTTCTGTTTTTACTGGCGTTGGCGAACGGACTCGTGAAGGGAATGACCTTTACTGGGAAATGAAGGAATCCGGTGTTATCGAAAAAACGGCTATGGTTTTCGGTCAAATGAATGAACCGCCTGGAGCTCGTATGCGTGTTGCTCTTACAGGCCTGACTATCGCTGAGTATTTCCGCGATGTAGAAGGTCAGGATGTGCTTCTTTTCATTGATAATATTTTCCGTTTCACGCAGGCGGGTTCTGAGGTTTCAGCCTTACTTGGCCGTATGCCTTCCGCAGTTGGCTACCAGCCTACCTTGGCGACAGAAATGGGTCAGCTTCAGGAACGGATTACCTCCACTAAAAAAGGTTCAGTTACATCCATTCAGGCTATCTATGTACCTGCGGATGACTATACCGACCCTGCACCGGCAACAGCTTTTGCGCACTTGGATTCAACAACTAACCTTGAACGTCGGCTGACTCAAATGGGGATTTATCCTGCTGTTGATCCTTTGGCTTCAAGTTCCCGTGCTCTGGCTCCGGAAATTGTTGGCCAAGAACATTATGAAGTGGCAACGGAAGTTCAGCGTATTCTGCAGCGCTATCGTGAACTGCAGGATATTATTGCTATTCTCGGAATGGATGAGCTGTCTGATGAAGAGAAAACACTGGTTAGCCGAGCTCGCCGTATCCAGTTCTTCCTTTCGCAAAACTTCAATGTTGCCGAACAATTTACCGGTCAGCCGGGATCTTATGTTCCTGTTGCGGAAACAGTACGCGGTTTTAAGGAGATTCTGGAAGGCAAATATGATGATCTTCCCGAAGATGCTTTCCGAAGTGTCGGACCGATTGAAGATGTTGTTGAAAAAGCAAAGAAAATGGGCTTTTGA
- the atpA gene encoding F0F1 ATP synthase subunit alpha has protein sequence MAINAQEISALIKKQIENFQPSFDVTETGVVTYIGDGIARARGLDNAMSGELLEFSDGSFGMAQNLESDDVGIIILGDFSAIREGDEVKRTGKIMEVPVGEALIGRVVNPLGQPVDGLGAIQTQSSRPVEFPAPGVMQRQSVSEPLQTGLKAIDALVPIGRGQRELIIGDRQTGKTSVAIDAILNQKGQDMICIYVAIGQKESTVRTQVETLRQYGALDYTIVVTASASQPSPLLYIAPYAGVAMAEEFMYNGKHVLIVYDDLSKQAVAYRELSLLLRRPPGREAYPGDVFYLHSRLLERSAKVSDDLGGGSITALPFIETQAGDISAYIATNVISITDGQIFLQENLFNSGIRPAIDAGSSVSRVGGSAQIKAMKKVAGTLRLDLASYRELEAFTQFGSDLDAATQAKLNRGRRTIEVLKQPLHKPLPVEKQVLILYALTHGFLDDVPVDDILDFEEALYDYFDLHYEAIFDTIRTTKDLPEEADLDKAIQAFKDQSKFK, from the coding sequence TTGGCAATTAATGCACAAGAAATTAGCGCTTTGATAAAAAAGCAAATTGAAAATTTTCAGCCAAGCTTTGATGTCACAGAAACGGGTGTAGTCACTTACATTGGTGATGGGATTGCCCGCGCTCGCGGTCTGGATAACGCTATGAGCGGGGAACTCCTTGAATTTTCAGATGGGAGTTTTGGAATGGCGCAGAATCTTGAGTCAGATGATGTAGGGATTATTATTCTCGGGGATTTCTCTGCTATTCGTGAAGGAGATGAGGTCAAGCGTACCGGTAAAATTATGGAAGTACCGGTTGGCGAAGCGCTGATCGGCCGTGTTGTCAATCCTTTGGGTCAGCCGGTGGATGGTTTGGGTGCCATTCAGACTCAGTCAAGCCGACCGGTTGAGTTTCCTGCACCAGGTGTGATGCAGCGCCAATCTGTTTCTGAACCGCTGCAGACCGGTCTTAAAGCCATTGATGCTCTTGTCCCAATCGGCCGCGGTCAGCGTGAACTGATTATCGGAGACAGGCAGACCGGAAAAACATCTGTAGCGATCGATGCCATCCTGAATCAAAAAGGGCAAGATATGATTTGTATCTACGTGGCTATCGGCCAGAAAGAATCTACTGTCCGTACTCAAGTAGAAACTTTGCGCCAATATGGAGCTCTCGATTATACTATTGTGGTAACGGCTTCAGCTTCACAGCCGTCTCCTCTGCTCTATATTGCACCTTATGCTGGAGTAGCAATGGCAGAAGAGTTTATGTATAATGGCAAACATGTTTTAATTGTTTATGATGATTTATCTAAACAAGCAGTGGCCTATCGCGAACTCTCTCTTCTGCTGCGCCGTCCGCCAGGCCGCGAGGCTTATCCGGGAGATGTCTTCTACCTTCACAGCCGCCTGTTGGAGCGCTCTGCTAAGGTATCTGATGACCTTGGCGGCGGTTCTATTACAGCCTTGCCTTTCATTGAAACTCAGGCTGGAGATATCTCAGCTTATATCGCTACGAATGTGATTTCAATTACTGACGGCCAGATTTTTTTACAGGAAAATCTCTTTAATTCCGGTATCCGTCCGGCTATTGATGCCGGTTCCTCTGTATCGCGTGTCGGCGGTTCTGCCCAAATTAAGGCTATGAAGAAAGTAGCCGGAACTTTGCGTTTGGATCTGGCCTCTTATCGGGAGCTTGAAGCTTTCACTCAGTTTGGAAGCGATTTGGACGCAGCTACTCAGGCTAAGTTAAACCGCGGACGGAGAACCATTGAGGTATTAAAACAGCCTTTGCATAAGCCGCTTCCGGTTGAAAAGCAGGTTCTCATACTCTATGCCCTAACGCATGGTTTCTTGGATGATGTACCGGTAGACGATATTTTAGACTTTGAAGAAGCGCTTTATGATTATTTTGATCTGCACTATGAGGCTATTTTTGATACAATCCGTACCACTAAGGATTTACCGGAAGAAGCTGATTTAGACAAAGCTATTCAGGCCTTCAAAGACCAGTCAAAATTTAAATAA
- the atpB gene encoding F0F1 ATP synthase subunit A has product METLENPTVQFLGIEFDLTILAMSLLTVLAVFSFLFWASRRMTLKPKGKQNVLEYLYEFVINTIKPNLGDYTQNYSLLLFTFFFFILIANNIGLVTKLEVGDYNLWTSPTANFSVDLALSLMIACVVHVEGIRKNGVKDYLKGYLSPHPAMLPMNILSELTNVASLALRLFGNIYAGEVVMTLLVQLANWNIFMAPVAFGINLAWTAFSMFISTIQAYVFTILSSTYIGDKVNSSKEE; this is encoded by the coding sequence TTGGAAACTTTAGAAAATCCAACAGTGCAATTCTTAGGCATTGAGTTTGATTTGACGATTCTTGCGATGTCTCTCTTGACTGTGCTTGCTGTCTTTTCTTTTCTTTTCTGGGCCAGCCGCCGTATGACTTTGAAACCTAAAGGCAAACAAAATGTGTTAGAGTATCTGTATGAATTTGTCATTAATACCATTAAGCCCAATTTGGGGGATTATACACAAAATTACAGTCTACTTCTATTTACTTTCTTTTTCTTCATTCTGATTGCTAATAATATTGGATTAGTTACTAAACTTGAAGTTGGTGACTATAATCTTTGGACATCACCAACAGCCAACTTTTCAGTTGATCTGGCTCTGTCTTTGATGATAGCCTGTGTTGTTCATGTTGAAGGCATTCGAAAAAATGGGGTTAAGGATTATCTGAAAGGTTATCTGTCTCCTCACCCGGCTATGCTGCCTATGAATATTTTAAGTGAGCTGACGAATGTGGCTTCATTAGCGCTGCGGCTTTTCGGCAATATCTATGCTGGTGAAGTGGTCATGACGCTTTTGGTTCAGCTGGCTAACTGGAATATTTTTATGGCTCCGGTTGCTTTTGGTATCAATTTGGCTTGGACGGCTTTTTCAATGTTTATTTCAACTATTCAGGCTTATGTCTTTACCATTTTGTCATCCACCTATATCGGAGACAAAGTTAACAGCAGCAAAGAAGAATAA
- a CDS encoding DUF1310 family protein: protein MPRKKKVKRILLSIVALISIGLGGFAVYQHHEKQKMIEIATSKEARKVYEEYLKNKDQAAFTSKGIIQSYEVDKSSLEYNPMGGLMVRIILNEEQSLNIDFNLIDNGDGSYHSTFYTYSPELNELLEENN, encoded by the coding sequence ATGCCTAGGAAAAAGAAAGTTAAGCGCATACTGCTCAGTATTGTTGCCCTTATTAGTATAGGATTAGGAGGTTTCGCTGTGTACCAGCACCACGAAAAGCAAAAAATGATTGAAATAGCGACCAGTAAGGAAGCGAGAAAGGTTTATGAAGAATATCTAAAAAATAAAGACCAAGCTGCTTTTACTTCTAAAGGAATAATACAATCTTACGAGGTTGATAAGAGTAGTTTAGAATACAATCCTATGGGTGGATTAATGGTAAGAATTATTTTAAATGAAGAACAGAGCTTAAATATTGATTTTAATTTAATAGATAATGGGGATGGAAGCTACCATTCAACATTCTACACTTATTCCCCCGAGCTTAATGAGTTATTAGAGGAAAATAATTAA
- the atpF gene encoding F0F1 ATP synthase subunit B: MEILINSTTIGNIIIITGSVLLLLVLIRKYVWGQLTGIFKTREEKIANDIDSAEAARQKAEDLADKREHELVQAKGEASQIIDDAKELSTAKGNQIIAAAEEEAGRLKVKANQDIAQNKAEALSDVKGEVADLTVLLAEKIMTANLDKEAQSHLIDSYLDELGEV, encoded by the coding sequence ATGGAGATACTGATTAACAGTACGACGATTGGTAATATCATCATTATTACGGGTTCAGTGCTTCTTTTGCTTGTTCTTATCAGAAAATATGTTTGGGGACAATTGACGGGCATATTTAAAACTCGTGAAGAAAAAATTGCCAATGACATTGACAGTGCAGAAGCAGCACGGCAAAAAGCAGAAGATTTAGCTGATAAACGCGAACATGAATTGGTTCAGGCTAAAGGGGAAGCCAGTCAGATTATTGACGATGCCAAAGAACTCAGCACAGCAAAAGGTAACCAGATTATTGCTGCGGCAGAGGAAGAGGCCGGCCGGCTGAAAGTGAAGGCGAATCAGGATATTGCTCAGAATAAGGCTGAGGCCTTATCGGATGTCAAGGGTGAGGTTGCTGATTTGACTGTTCTTTTGGCTGAAAAAATCATGACAGCTAATTTGGATAAAGAGGCACAAAGTCATCTCATTGACAGTTATCTTGATGAGCTAGGAGAAGTCTGA
- a CDS encoding F0F1 ATP synthase subunit C encodes MLNLKILALGIAVLGVSLAEGFLVSNIAKSAARQPEMYSKLQTLMFVGVAFIEGTFFVLLAATFFVN; translated from the coding sequence ATGTTGAATTTAAAAATCTTAGCACTTGGTATCGCTGTTTTAGGTGTCAGCCTGGCAGAAGGTTTTTTGGTTTCTAATATTGCCAAATCTGCAGCACGGCAGCCAGAGATGTACAGCAAATTACAGACGCTGATGTTTGTTGGTGTGGCCTTTATTGAGGGAACCTTTTTCGTTCTTCTTGCGGCGACCTTCTTTGTTAATTAA
- a CDS encoding F0F1 ATP synthase subunit epsilon: MKYMTVQVVTPDGLRYDHRASFISVKTLDGETGILPDHINLIAPLDVHEMKIRRIDDENHVDWVAVNGGIIEVKNNLVTIVADSAERARDIDISRAERAKQRAERQIEEAESRANIDEVRRAQVALRRALNRISVGNK, encoded by the coding sequence ATGAAATATATGACGGTTCAGGTTGTGACACCAGACGGTCTCAGATATGATCACCGTGCAAGTTTTATTTCTGTAAAAACATTGGATGGAGAAACAGGTATTTTACCTGATCATATCAATCTGATTGCACCACTTGATGTTCATGAAATGAAGATTCGCCGAATTGATGACGAAAATCATGTCGATTGGGTTGCAGTTAACGGCGGTATTATTGAAGTTAAGAATAACTTGGTCACCATTGTAGCTGATTCGGCCGAGCGTGCTCGCGATATTGATATTAGCCGGGCCGAGCGTGCTAAGCAGCGGGCAGAACGTCAAATTGAAGAAGCAGAAAGCAGAGCTAATATTGATGAAGTCCGCCGAGCTCAAGTTGCTTTACGCCGGGCTCTCAATCGCATCAGTGTCGGAAATAAATAA
- a CDS encoding glycogen/starch/alpha-glucan phosphorylase, with protein MQLTKEQFIRDFKDTLHEEQLIKVPAATPTEIFATLAKLVRKYYTDTWIERNRKLSENKEKIAYYFSIEFLPGRMLETNLLNLGILDLVKEAFAELDVDFTAVKNAEHDMALGNGGLGRLAAAFMDSLATTGYPGFGNGLRYKYGLFKQRIVDGYQVELPDSWFGSTGNVWEIRKDHDVVDVKLFGDVYLQANEEGRIVPVYKNAQVLRAVPYDVPQIGFENDVINNLRLWDVEIPEEYELNYPNIADRRRVQDITAVLYPDDSSYEGKELRLIQEYFMTSAGLQTIIKSYLKLGLPLEKIYEKVSVHINDTHPAVAPAEFMRLLVDEYGLPWDKAWEATVKTMSYTNHTILAEALEKWDANLFKNVLPRVYQIVLEIDSRFVAEMAQNDVAPHVIENTRIVKDDQIHMANLAIIGGHSVNGVAKLHTELLKEDTLHDFYTLYPDKFNNKTNGIVQRRWTQIAAPELSGAIDDVIGTGWRKNIHELQKLKDFTDDKAVLDSFYQVKKDAKAKLAAYILEATGVEVSTDAIFDVQVKRLHAYKRQLLNVLHIIKLYWDLKDNPDKDMVPRVFIFGAKAAPGYHFAKSVIKLINELANLVNNDAGLQGKLKVVFLENYNVSLAELIIPAADVSEQISLASKEASGTSNMKFMMTGAITLATLDGANIEIKDEVGDDNIVIFGMDKDAVYRHYEAHDYYSRGIYENNPVIKRVVDTFVNGTIPNAQSEGSEIYESLIAYNDEYFLLEDFPAYVAAQEHIDKLYRDKEQWAKMSLLNIANSDKFTSDDTITEYAEDIWNLRK; from the coding sequence ATGCAACTCACAAAAGAACAATTCATTCGTGATTTTAAAGATACGCTTCACGAAGAACAGCTGATTAAGGTCCCGGCAGCAACGCCGACTGAAATATTTGCCACTTTGGCTAAGCTGGTCCGTAAATACTATACTGATACTTGGATTGAACGCAATCGCAAACTTTCTGAAAACAAGGAAAAAATTGCCTATTATTTCTCTATCGAGTTTTTACCCGGCCGTATGCTGGAAACCAATCTCCTTAACTTAGGGATTCTTGATTTAGTAAAAGAAGCCTTTGCAGAGCTGGATGTTGATTTTACAGCTGTCAAAAATGCTGAGCATGATATGGCTTTAGGAAATGGCGGTCTCGGTCGTTTAGCCGCAGCTTTCATGGACTCTTTGGCTACTACAGGCTATCCTGGTTTTGGTAATGGGCTCCGTTACAAGTACGGTTTGTTTAAACAGCGTATCGTTGACGGTTATCAGGTGGAGCTTCCGGATTCTTGGTTCGGTTCAACAGGCAATGTCTGGGAGATTCGTAAGGATCATGATGTCGTTGATGTCAAATTATTTGGCGATGTCTATCTGCAGGCTAATGAGGAGGGACGGATTGTCCCAGTCTATAAGAATGCACAGGTGCTGCGGGCTGTTCCTTATGATGTGCCGCAAATCGGTTTTGAAAATGATGTCATCAACAATCTGCGTTTATGGGATGTCGAAATTCCTGAAGAATATGAGCTGAATTACCCAAATATTGCTGACCGCCGTCGGGTTCAGGATATTACTGCTGTGCTTTACCCTGATGATTCCAGCTATGAAGGTAAGGAACTGCGTCTTATTCAGGAATACTTCATGACCAGTGCTGGACTGCAGACCATTATCAAATCTTATCTTAAATTAGGTCTTCCGCTGGAGAAAATTTATGAAAAGGTCTCTGTCCATATCAATGATACTCACCCTGCTGTTGCACCGGCTGAGTTCATGCGTCTTTTGGTCGATGAGTATGGATTGCCGTGGGATAAGGCTTGGGAAGCAACTGTGAAAACCATGAGCTATACCAACCACACAATTTTGGCCGAAGCACTTGAAAAATGGGATGCTAATTTATTTAAAAATGTCCTGCCTCGGGTTTATCAGATTGTCCTTGAAATTGACAGCCGCTTTGTTGCCGAAATGGCGCAGAATGATGTAGCGCCTCATGTTATCGAAAACACACGGATTGTCAAAGATGATCAGATTCATATGGCCAACCTTGCTATTATCGGCGGACATTCGGTCAATGGGGTTGCTAAGCTTCATACAGAGCTGCTTAAAGAAGATACTCTGCACGATTTTTATACCCTCTATCCGGATAAATTTAATAATAAAACCAATGGCATTGTTCAGCGCCGCTGGACTCAAATCGCTGCTCCGGAGTTATCAGGGGCCATCGATGATGTTATTGGCACGGGATGGCGCAAGAATATCCATGAACTGCAAAAATTAAAAGATTTCACAGATGATAAGGCTGTTCTTGACAGTTTCTATCAAGTGAAAAAAGATGCAAAAGCAAAATTAGCTGCCTACATCTTAGAAGCAACAGGGGTAGAGGTGTCTACAGATGCTATCTTTGATGTACAGGTTAAACGGCTTCACGCATACAAGCGTCAGCTCCTTAATGTGCTGCATATTATTAAGCTTTATTGGGATTTAAAAGATAATCCGGATAAGGATATGGTTCCGCGTGTCTTTATTTTTGGGGCAAAAGCTGCACCGGGATACCATTTTGCTAAGTCTGTTATCAAGCTGATTAATGAATTAGCCAACTTAGTTAATAATGATGCTGGTCTTCAGGGCAAGCTGAAAGTTGTTTTCTTGGAAAACTATAATGTCAGTCTGGCTGAACTGATTATCCCAGCAGCCGATGTTTCTGAACAGATTTCGCTTGCTTCTAAAGAAGCTTCCGGAACTTCAAATATGAAGTTTATGATGACGGGTGCAATTACGCTGGCTACACTTGACGGAGCTAATATCGAAATCAAGGATGAAGTTGGAGACGACAATATTGTTATCTTCGGTATGGATAAAGATGCTGTTTACCGGCATTATGAAGCCCATGATTATTATTCGCGCGGAATTTATGAAAATAATCCGGTTATTAAGCGTGTAGTAGATACCTTTGTCAATGGCACCATCCCAAATGCTCAAAGTGAAGGAAGTGAGATTTATGAATCTCTTATTGCTTACAATGATGAGTACTTCTTGTTAGAAGATTTCCCTGCCTACGTGGCAGCTCAAGAGCATATTGATAAGCTTTACCGGGATAAGGAACAGTGGGCTAAAATGAGCCTTCTTAACATTGCCAATTCTGATAAATTCACATCAGATGATACCATTACGGAATACGCTGAAGACATTTGGAATTTGCGAAAATAA